The following proteins come from a genomic window of Pleuronectes platessa chromosome 2, fPlePla1.1, whole genome shotgun sequence:
- the cacna2d2b gene encoding voltage-dependent calcium channel subunit alpha-2/delta-2b — MHWARRVEQEIDRVFQQITGAQQLKGIYNEERRRFSLVKNQPRKIVEKVASDIEKLLAKKRKALERLAREAERLQREHPWQDGIKELDMAYYDSKAELDYYSMDGEGEVENPSHIKLEFVYDPNFKNNVNYSYTAVQIPTDIYKGAPVILNELNWTQALEKVFMENSREDPSLLWQAFGSATGVTRYYPATPWKAPDKIDLYDVRRRPWYIQGASSPKDMVILVDVSGSVSGLTLKLIKASVMEMLDTLSDDDYVNVARFNEKAEAVVPCFKHLVQANVRNKKIFKDAVQQMQAKGTTDYKSGFHFAFNQLLNKTNVPRANCNKIIMLFTDGGEDRAQDVFMQYNWPNKTVRVFTFSVGQHNYDVTPLQWIACTNKGYYFEIRSICAIRINTQEYLDVLGRPMVLAGSEAKQVQWTNVYQDALGLGMVVTGTLPVFNLTMDGNSQQNQLILGVMGVDVHLDEIKRLTPRYTLGANGYIFAIDPNGYLLLHPNLKPKLVNLPEPVTLDFLDAEVEDSNKEEIRRQMIDGRPGEMQVKTLIKSIDERYIDDVYRSYTWTPINGTDYSLGLVLPTYNEYYIQADLSDVMLQLQYMQSLLPSSFELSGHVFLAPREYCKRLHISDNNTQFLQNFLSLMLDMSPESDECDQGLIHNLILDSRIIGQLASRVWKNKDLNSYGFLAVFASTDGGITRVFPNIAAEMWEEDPEPFNSNYYRRSLDNRGYMFRAPLRSSVDDPLGAENGTVGILVSSAVEVNLGGKLLKPAVVGVKLDLEAWVDKFKILASNVSDSRQGSHKCGPSRSCEMDCEVNTDDLLCYLVDDGGFLVMSNQRDHWKKIGLFFGDVDPYLMHALYNNSIFSRRQSFHYQSACEPVSSSHTGAAPRGIFVPSIADMLSLAWWTSTVAWSLFQQLLYGLAYNSWLYQDNILTEGFETRESSCVTIQSQFYFTNTTNSYNVLQDCGNCSRLFHAKRIENTNLLFVVAETLPCSSCEIERLTQVRTEFQEENPCEVLSNARYRKGPASCFDYSALENASECGRGHSLQSSIGVLLFIQLLLPLFHL; from the exons ATGCACTGGGCCAGGCGTGTGGAGCAGGAGATTGACAGAGTCTTTCAACAAATCACCGGAGCTCAGCAGTTGAAAGGG ATCTACAATGAAGAAAGACGACGATTCAGTCTGGTGAAGAATCAGCCACGGAAGATTGTGGAGAAGGTGGCCTCGGACATTGAGAAGCTCCTGGCTAAGAAGCGCAAAGCACTTGAG AGGTTGGCCAGAGAAGCAGAGCGACTCCAGCGAGAGCATCCCTGGCAGGATGGAATCAAG GAGCTGGATATGGCTTACTACGATTCCAAGGCTGAGCTGGATTAT TATTCGATGGATGGCGAAGGAGAGGTGGAAAATCCCTCCCACATCAAGCTGGAGTTTGTCTATGATCCCAACTTCAAAAACAACGTCAACTATTCCTACACGGCTGTTCAGATCCCCACGGATATTTATAAAGGAG CTCCAGTCATTCTGAATGAGTTGAACTGGACGCAGGCGCTGGAGAAAGTCTTCATGGAGAACAGTCGGGAGGATCCGTCATTGCTGTGGCAGGCGTTTGGGAGCGCGACAGGAGTCACACGCTACTATCCAG CAACACCGTGGAAAGCCCCCGATAAGATCGACCTGTATGATGTCAGGAGGAGGCCCTG GTACATCCAGGGAGCCTCATCCCCAAAAGATATGGTCATTCTTGTTGATGT gaGCGGCAGTGTCAGTGGACTCACGCTCAAACTGATCAAAGCGTCAGTGATGGAAATGCTGGACACTTTGTCTGATGATGACTATGTCAACGTAGCCAGG ttcaACGAGAAGGCCGAGGCTGTGGTTCCTTGTTTCAAACATCTAGTCCAGGCTAACGTGCGCAACAAAAAGATCTTCAAGGACGCGGTGCAGCAGATGCAGGCGAAAGGCACCACTGACTACAAGTCCGGATTTCATTTTGCCTTCAACCAGCTGTTAAAC aagACAAATGTCCCAAGGGCTAACTGCAATAAAATAATCATGCTGTTtactgatggaggagaagacagagctCAGGACGTCTTCATGCAATACAACTGGCCCAACAAAACA GTTCGAGTATTCACCTTTTCTGTGGGTCAGCACAACTATGATGTCACACCCTTACAATGGATTGCGTGTACAAATAAAG GTTACTATTTTGAGATCCGTTCCATCTGTGCTATAAGGATTAACACCCAG GAGTACCTGGACGTGCTGGGACGCCCTATGGTTCTGGCAGGCAGCGAAGCCAAGCAGGTCCAGTGGACCAATGTGTATCAGGATGCATTG GGTCTTGGCATGGTAGTGACCGGGACTTTGCCTGTATTTAATCTCACCATGGATGGAAACTCACAG CAGAATCAGCTGATATTAGGTGTCATGGGAGTTGACGTGCATCTCGACGAGATAAAGCGACTGACACCACGGTACACT CTTGGAGCCAATGGATACATATTTGCCATTGATCCAAACGGATATCTTCTCCTGCATCCTAATCTCAAGCCAAAG CTCGTGAACCTCCCTGAACCTGTGACGCTGGACTTCTTGGAtgcagaggtggaggacagcAATAAAGAGGAG ATCCGCAGACAAATGATTGATGGAAGACCAGGGGAAATGCAGGTCAAAACGCTTATCAAGTCCATTGACGAG cGATACATTGATGATGTGTACAGGAGTTACACCTGGACTCCTATCAACGGCACGGATTACAG TCTGGGTTTGGTACTACCCACCTACAACGAGTATTACATCCAGGCGGACCTGAGTGATGTGATGCTGCAGCTCCAGT ACATGCAGTCGCTGCTGCCCAGCTCCTTTGAATTGTCAGGTCATGTGTTTCTGGCTCCGAG GGAATACTGCAAGCGTCTGCACATCTCTGACAACAACACCCAGTTTTTGCAGAACTTCCTTTCGCTCATGTTGGACATGTCTCCAGAATCTGATGAGT GTGACCAAGGCCTCATCCACAACCTGATTCTGGATTCTAGGATTATCGGGCAGCTGGCTTCTCGTGTGTGGAAGAACAAGGACCTGAATTC GTACGGGTTCCTGGCGGTGTTTGCGTCGACAGATGGAGGAATAACACGGGTTTTCCCCAACAT AGCTGCTGAGATGTGGGAGGAGGATCCTGAaccttttaattcaaattactACAGACGAAGCCTGGACAACAGAGGATACATGTTCAGAGCTCCACTGAGATCCT CCGTGGACGACCCTCTAGGTGCAGAAAATGGTACTGTTGGAATCCTGGTTAGTTCAGCAGTTGAGGTGAATCTAGGCGGCAAACTGCTCAAGCCTGCAG TGGTTGGAGTGAAGCTGGACTTGGAAGCGTGGGTCGACAAGTTTAAGATCCTGGCCAGCAACGTGTCGGACAGTCGACAGGGTTCACACAAG TGTGGACCATCCAGAAGTTGCGAGATGGACTGTGAAGTCAACACTGAT GACCTCCTCTGTTATCTCGTTGATGATGGAGGGTTCCTGGTCATGTCCAATCAGAGAGATCACTGGAAAAAG ATTGGACTTTTCTTCGGCGACGTGGACCCTTATCTGATGCACGCGCTCTACAACAACTCAATTTTCTCCCGTCGTCAGTCTTTTCACTACCAGTCTGCGTGTGAGCCTGTTAGCAGCAGCCACACCGGTGCAGCACCCAGAGGCATCTTTGTG CCGTCCATTGCTGACATGCTCAGCCTGGCCTGGTGGACGTCCACTGTGGCATG GTCTCTGTTCCAGCAACTACTGTATGGACTGGCGTATAACAGCTGGCTCTATCAAG ACAACATCCTCACTGAAGGCTTCGAGACAAGAGAAAGCAGCTGCGTCACCATCCAAAGCCAGTTTTACTTTACAAACACCACTAACTCCTACAACGTGCTGCAGGACTGTGGAAACTGCTCACG TCTGTTCCATGCAAAGCGGATAGAAAACACCAACCTGCTGTTTGTCGTCGCTGAGACTCTGCCCTGCAGCTCCTGCGAGATAGAGAGACTGACCCAGGTCAGGACAGAGT TTCAGGAGGAGAATCCGTGTGAGGTACTGAGTAATGCACGGTATCGTAAAGGCCCGGCTTCCTGCTTTGACTACAGTGCCTTA GAAAACGCGTCAGAGTGTGGACGGGGTCATTCTCTGCAGTCCTCAATAGGAGTCCTTCTCTTTATTCAGCTTCTCCTGCCTCTCTTTCATCTCTGA